From one Gossypium hirsutum isolate 1008001.06 chromosome D08, Gossypium_hirsutum_v2.1, whole genome shotgun sequence genomic stretch:
- the LOC107914149 gene encoding non-specific lipid transfer protein GPI-anchored 6, whose translation MRLSLFFILLLMLLDLASGDVNQDKAECTDQLVGLAPCLPYVGGQAKAPTMDCCGGLKQVLVKSKKCLCVLIKDKDDPSVGLNINASLAATLPHTCHDTVNLTECISLLHLAPNSQEAKLFQGYQKLTEKHSTSPPASGNSTSSAAEKSDGGMGKKRVGVVEIAVGVSLWVFSIHQNFVV comes from the exons ATGAGGCTTTCACTCTTTTTCATCCTGCTTCTCATGCTGCTGGATTTGGCATCCGGTGATGTGAACCAAGACAAAGCGGAATGCACTGATCAGCTAGTCGGGCTTGCTCCATGTCTTCCATACGTTGGTGGACAGGCCAAAGCCCCCACCATGGATTGTTGCGGTGGGCTGAAACAAGTTTTGGTTAAGAGCAAGAAATGCCTGTGTGTGTTGATTAAAGATAAAGATGACCCCAGTGTTGGCCTCAACATCAATGCTAGTCTTGCTGCAACCCTCCCTCACACTTGTCATGATACTGTTAACCTTACGGAATGCATCT CCCTTCTGCACTTGGCACCCAATTCCCAGGAAGCTAAGTTATTCCAAGGATATCAAAAGCTGACAGAGAAGCATTCCACATCCCCACCTGCGAGTG GTAACTCCACAAGCAGTGCTGCAGAGAAGAGTGATGGAGGAATGGGAAAGAAGCGCGTGGGAGTAGTAGAGATAGCTGTCGGAGTTTCACTATGGGTTTTCAGCATACACCAAAA